A single Drosophila miranda strain MSH22 chromosome XR, D.miranda_PacBio2.1, whole genome shotgun sequence DNA region contains:
- the LOC108153777 gene encoding RYamide receptor — MAMELIEQEPRLDFLPGAEEEAEFERLYAAPAEIVALLSIFYGGISIVAVIGNTLVIWVVATTRQMRTVTNMYIANLAFADVIIGLFCIPFQFQAALLQSWNLPWFMCSFCPFVQALSVNVSVFTLTAIAIDRHRAIINPLRARPTKFISKFIIAGIWMLAVLFAVPFAIAFRVEELTERFRENNETFNVTRNFCMNKNLSDDQLQTFRYSLVFVQYLVPFCVISFVYIQMAVRLWGTRAPGNAQDSRDITLLKNKKKVIKMLIIVVIIFGLCWLPLQLYNILYVTIPEINDYHFISIVWFCCDWLAMSNSCYNPFIYGIYNEKFKREFNKRFAACFCKFQTSLDAHERTFSMHTRASSIRSTYANSSMRIRSNLFGGVAGRGGGGFNNGTKIGLHLPRNGVQSGNNASLLCSQNNNGGGGGGGGALGGGHYHHQSVVTFAGPSVHGAPGASVGAMPPWRRNNFKPLHPNVIECEDDMALMELPSHTPPSE, encoded by the exons ATGGCCATGGAACTAATAGAGCAAGAGCCACGACTGGACTTCTTGCCGGGggccgaggaggaggcggagttCG AACGCCTGTATGCCGCACCCGCCGAGATTGTGGCACTGCTGTCCATCTTCTATGGCGGCATCAGCATTGTGGCCGTCATCGGGAATACCCTGGTCATCTGGGTGGTGGCCACCACCAGGCAGATGCGTACCGTAACGAATATGTACATTGCGAATCTGGCCTTTGCCGATGTGATAATAGGACTCTTCTGCATACCATTTCAG TTCCAGGCGGCTCTACTGCAGAGCTGGAACCTGCCCTGGTTCATGTGCAGCTTCTGTCCCTTCGTTCAGGCACTGAGCGTGAATGTCTCGGTTTTCACACTGACCGCAATTGCCATAGATCGACATCGGGCCATCATTAATCCACTTAG GGCACGTCCCACGAAGTTCATATCGAAGTTCATAATTGCCGGAATTTGGATGCTGGCTGTGCTCTTTGCCGTGCCCTTTGCCATTGCCTTTCGTGTGGAGGAGTTGACCGAAAGGTTTCGTG AAAACAATGAAACCTTCAATGTGACACGAAATTTTTGCATGAACAAGAATCTATCGGATGACCAGCTGCAGACATTTCGATATTCCCTGGTCTTTGTGCAGTATCTGGTTCCATTCTGTGTCATCAGCTTTGTTTACATCCAAATGGCAGTGAGATTGTGGGGCACGAGGGCCCCGGGCAATGCACAGGATTCACGGGACATAACACTGCTCAAAAACAAGAAGAAG GTCATCAAAATGCTGATTATCGTTGTGATTATCTTTGGTTTGTGCTGGCTCCCGCTGCAGCTCTATAATATTCTGTATGTGACGATTCCGGAAATCAACGACTACCATTTCATTAGCATCGTTTGGTTTTGCTGCGACTGGCTGGCAATGAGCAATAGCTGCTACAATCCCTTTATTTATGGCATCTACAAT GAGAAGTTCAAGCGGGAGTTCAACAAGCGATTCGCGGCCTGCTTCTGCAAGTTCCAGACTAGTCTCGATGCCCACGAGAGAACCTTCTCGATGCACACGCGGGCCAGCTCCATCAGGTCCACCTATGCCAACTCCTCGATGCGCATTCGCAGTAACCTGTTTGGCGGCGTCGCCGGTCGTGGCGGCGGGGGCTTCAACAATGGCACCAAAATCGGTTTGCATTTACCACGAAATGGGGTTCAGAGCGGCAACAATGCCAGCCTGCTGTGCAGCCAGAACAACAACGGTGGAGGAGGGGGAGGTGGAGGTGCATTAGGAGGAGGACACTATCATCATCAGAGTGTGGTTACCTTTGCCGGTCCCTCGGTACACGGTGCTCCCGGGGCCAGTGTCGGCGCCATGCCGCCATGGCGACGTAACAACTTCAAGCCCCTGCATCCGAATGTCATCGAGTGCGAGGATGATATGGCCCTCATGGAGCTGCCATCACACACGCCCCCCAGCGAGTAG
- the LOC117186558 gene encoding nitrogen regulatory protein areA-like, giving the protein MPANKKIEGNAKAGSIRGDAGSVATATVVRRQMPPRACKSKSQSTARPSLTPSRQQPSRQKPSRQQPSRQQPSRQQPSRLATKPSLKPTTGSQAPSQTIAKSRPTGLETIFELPGEEDDGPTSSHCVAFGECQRRVLALGTGEKKRALSEKRCLKVRNTLGERSTRHMMTMRKFRATFDSVVLGGSDDAGESVGVAPAVAPGVPPVAAPEVARAGRNAVRNQPAPFVRRRSRRLKSLPPF; this is encoded by the exons ATGcctgcaaataaaaaaattgAAGGAAACGCTAAAG CTGGGAGTATACGGGGGGATGCAGGATCGGTGGCAACCGCGACTGTGGTTCGGCGCCAAATGCCGCCGCGCGcctgcaagagcaagagccagagcaccGCCAGGCCCAGTCTTACTCCCAGCCGCCAGCAGCCCAGCCGCCAGAAGCCCAGCCGCCAGCAGCCCAGTCGCCAGCAGCCCAGCCGCCAGCAGCCCAGCCGCCTGGCCACGAAGCCCAGCCTGAAGCCGACCACCGGCTCCCAGGCGCCATCGCAGACCATCGCAAAGTCGAGGCCCACCGGTCTCGAGACTATTTTTGAACTGCCCGGCGAAGAGGACGACGGGCCCACCAGCAGCCATTGCGTGGCTTTCGGCGAGTGCCAGCGCCGCGTCCTCGCCCTGGGTacgggcgaaaaaaaaagagccCTGTCGGAGAAGCGCTGCCTGAAGGTGCGCAACACCTTGGGCGAACGCAGCACCCGGCACATGATGACAATGCGGAAGTTCCGCGCTACTTTTGACAGCGTAGTGCTCGGGGGCTCGGACGATGCAGGCGAGTCGGTCGGAGTCGCTCCCGCAGTCGCACCCGGAGTCCCTCCCGTAGCTGCTCCCGAAGTCGCTCGCGCTGGACGAAACGCCGTTAGAAATCAGCCGGCACCATTCGTGCGGCGCAGGAGCAGGAGGCTCAAGAGTCTGCCTCCGTTTTAG
- the LOC117186674 gene encoding uncharacterized protein LOC117186674 encodes MPPRACKSKSQSTARPSLTPSRQQPSRQKPSRQQPSRQQPSRQQPSRLATKPSLKPTTGSQAPSQTIAKSRPTGLETIFELPGEEDDGPTSSHCVAFGECQRRVLALGTGEKKRALSEKRCLKVRNTLGERSTRHMMTMRKFRATFDSVVLGARTMQASRSESLPQSHPESLP; translated from the coding sequence ATGCCGCCGCGCGcctgcaagagcaagagccagagcaccGCCAGGCCCAGTCTTACTCCCAGCCGCCAGCAGCCCAGCCGCCAGAAGCCCAGCCGCCAGCAGCCCAGTCGCCAGCAGCCCAGCCGCCAGCAGCCCAGCCGCCTGGCCACGAAGCCCAGCCTGAAGCCGACCACCGGCTCCCAGGCGCCATCGCAGACCATCGCAAAGTCGAGGCCCACCGGTCTCGAGACTATTTTTGAACTGCCCGGCGAAGAGGACGACGGGCCCACCAGCAGCCATTGCGTGGCTTTCGGCGAGTGCCAGCGCCGCGTCCTCGCCCTGGGTacgggcgaaaaaaaaagagccCTGTCGGAGAAGCGCTGCCTGAAGGTGCGCAACACCTTGGGCGAACGCAGCACCCGGCACATGATGACAATGCGGAAGTTCCGCGCTACTTTTGACAGCGTAGTGCTCGGGGCTCGGACGATGCAGGCGAGTCGGTCGGAGTCGCTCCCGCAGTCGCACCCGGAGTCCCTCCCGTAG
- the LOC117186675 gene encoding uncharacterized protein LOC117186675: MPANKKIEGNAKAGSIPGDAGSVATATVVRRQMPPRACKSKSQSTARPSLTPSRQQPSRQKPSRQQPSRQQPSRQQPSRLATKPSLKPTTGSQAPSQTIAKSRPTGLETIFELPGEEDDGPTSSHGVAFGECQRRVLALGTGEKKRALSEKRCLKVRNTLGERSTRHMMTMRKFRATFDSVMLGARTMQASRSESLPQSHPESLP; the protein is encoded by the exons atgcctgcaaataaaaaaattgAAGGAAACGCTAAAG CTGGGAGTATACCGGGGGATGCAGGATCGGTGGCAACCGCGACTGTGGTTCGGCGCCAAATGCCGCCGCGCGcctgcaagagcaagagccagagcaccGCCAGGCCCAGTCTTACTCCCAGCCGCCAGCAGCCCAGCCGCCAGAAGCCCAGCCGCCAGCAGCCCAGCCGCCAGCAGCCCAGCCGCCAGCAGCCCAGCCGCCTGGCCACGAAGCCCAGCCTGAAGCCGACCACCGGCTCCCAGGCGCCATCGCAGACCATCGCAAAGTCGAGGCCCACCGGTCTCGAGACTATTTTTGAACTGCCCGGCGAAGAGGACGACGGGCCCACCAGCAGCCATGGCGTGGCTTTCGGCGAGTGCCAGCGCCGCGTCCTCGCCCTGGGTacgggcgaaaaaaaaagagccCTGTCGGAGAAGCGCTGCCTGAAGGTGCGCAACACCTTGGGCGAACGCAGCACCCGGCACATGATGACAATGCGGAAGTTCCGCGCTACTTTTGACAGCGTAATGCTCGGGGCTCGGACGATGCAGGCGAGTCGGTCGGAGTCGCTCCCGCAGTCGCACCCGGAGTCCCTCCCGTAG
- the LOC117186591 gene encoding splicing factor, proline- and glutamine-rich-like, with translation MPANKKIEGNAKAGSIPGDAGSVATATVVRRQMPPRACKSKSQSTARPSLTPSRQQPSRQKPSRQQPSRQQPGHEAQPEADHRLPGAIADDAGESVGVAPAVAPGVPPVAAPGVPPVAAPEVARAGRNAVRNQPAPFVRRTSRRLKSLPPF, from the exons atgcctgcaaataaaaaaattgAAGGAAACGCTAAAG CTGGGAGTATACCGGGGGATGCAGGATCGGTGGCAACCGCGACTGTGGTTCGGCGCCAAATGCCGCCGCGCGcctgcaagagcaagagccagagcaccGCCAGGCCCAGTCTTACTCCCAGCCGCCAGCAGCCCAGCCGCCAGAAGCCCAGCCGCCAGCAGCCCAGCCGCCAGCAGCCTGGCCACGAAGCCCAGCCTGAAGCCGACCACCGGCTCCCAGGCGCCATCGCAGACGATGCAGGCGAGTCGGTCGGAGTCGCTCCCGCAGTCGCACCCGGAGTCCCTCCCGTAGCTGCTCCCGGAGTCCCTCCCGTAGCTGCTCCCGAAGTCGCTCGCGCTGGACGAAACGCCGTTAGAAATCAGCCGGCACCATTCGTGCGGCGCACGAGCAGGAGGCTCAAGAGTCTGCCTCCGTTTTAG
- the LOC117186677 gene encoding uncharacterized protein LOC117186677, protein MPANKKIEGNAKAGSIPGDAGSVATATVVRRQMPPRACKSKSQSTARPSLTPSRQQPSRQQPSRQQPSRQQPSRLATKPSLKPTTGSQAPSQTIAKSRPTVSRLFLNCPAKRTTGPPAAMAWLSASASAASSPLGTGEKKRALSEKRCLKVRNTLGERSTRHMMTMRKFRATFDSRKQI, encoded by the exons atgcctgcaaataaaaaaattgAAGGAAACGCTAAAG CTGGGAGTATACCGGGGGATGCAGGATCGGTGGCAACCGCGACTGTGGTTCGGCGCCAAATGCCGCCGCGCGcctgcaagagcaagagccagagcaccGCCAGGCCCAGTCTTACTCCCAGCCGCCAGCAGCCCAGCCGCCAGCAGCCCAGCCGCCAGCAGCCCAGCCGCCAGCAGCCCAGCCGCCTGGCCACGAAGCCCAGCCTGAAGCCGACCACCGGCTCCCAGGCGCCATCGCAGACCATCGCAAAGTCGAGGCCCACCGTCTCGAGACTATTTTTGAACTGCCCGGCGAAGAGGACGACGGGCCCACCAGCAGCCATGGCGTGGCTTTCGGCGAGTGCCAGCGCCGCGTCCTCGCCCCTGGGTacgggcgaaaaaaaaagagccCTGTCGGAGAAGCGCTGCCTGAAGGTGCGCAACACCTTGGGCGAACGCAGCACCCGGCACATGATGACAATGCGGAAGTTCCGCGCTACTTTTGACAGC CGAAAACAGATTTGA
- the LOC117186339 gene encoding uncharacterized protein LOC117186339, whose translation MPANKKIEGNAKAGSIPGDAGSVATATVVRRQMPPRACKSKSQSTARPSLTPSRQQPSRQKPSRQQPSRQQPSRQQPSRLATKPSLKPTTGSQAPSQTIAKSRPTGLETIFELPGEEDDGPTSSHGVAFGECQRRVLALGTGEKKRALSEKRCLKVRNTLGERSTRHMMTMRKFRATFDSVMLGGSDDAGESVGVAPAVAPGVPPVAAPGVPPVAAPEVARAGRNAVRNQPAPFMRRTSRRLKSLPPF comes from the exons atgcctgcaaataaaaaaattgAAGGAAACGCTAAAG CTGGGAGTATACCGGGGGATGCAGGATCGGTGGCAACCGCGACTGTGGTTCGGCGCCAAATGCCGCCGCGCGcctgcaagagcaagagccagagcaccGCCAGGCCCAGTCTTACTCCCAGCCGCCAGCAGCCCAGCCGCCAGAAGCCCAGCCGCCAGCAGCCCAGCCGCCAGCAGCCCAGCCGCCAGCAGCCCAGCCGCCTGGCCACGAAGCCCAGCCTGAAGCCGACCACCGGCTCCCAGGCGCCATCGCAGACCATCGCAAAGTCGAGGCCCACCGGTCTCGAGACTATTTTTGAACTGCCCGGCGAAGAGGACGACGGGCCCACCAGCAGCCATGGCGTGGCTTTCGGCGAGTGCCAGCGCCGCGTCCTCGCCCTGGGTacgggcgaaaaaaaaagagccCTGTCGGAGAAGCGCTGCCTGAAGGTGCGCAACACCTTGGGCGAACGCAGCACCCGGCACATGATGACAATGCGGAAGTTCCGCGCTACTTTTGACAGCGTAATGCTCGGGGGCTCGGACGATGCAGGCGAGTCGGTCGGAGTCGCTCCCGCAGTCGCACCCGGAGTCCCTCCCGTAGCTGCTCCCGGAGTCCCTCCCGTAGCTGCTCCCGAAGTCGCTCGCGCTGGACGAAACGCCGTTAGAAATCAGCCGGCACCATTCATGCGGCGCACGAGCAGGAGGCTCAAGAGTCTGCCTCCGTTTTAG
- the LOC117186341 gene encoding probable cell wall biosynthesis protein LcpB: protein MPANKKIEGNAKAGSIPGDAGSVATATVVRRQMPPRACKSKSQSTARPSLTPSRQQPSRQKPSRQQPSRQQPGHEAQPEADHRLPGAIADHRKVEAHRSRDYF, encoded by the exons atgcctgcaaataaaaaaattgAAGGAAACGCTAAAG CTGGGAGTATACCGGGGGATGCAGGATCGGTGGCAACCGCGACTGTGGTTCGGCGCCAAATGCCGCCGCGCGcctgcaagagcaagagccagagcaccGCCAGGCCCAGTCTTACTCCCAGCCGCCAGCAGCCCAGCCGCCAGAAGCCCAGCCGCCAGCAGCCCAGCCGCCAGCAGCCTGGCCACGAAGCCCAGCCTGAAGCCGACCACCGGCTCCCAGGCGCCATCGCAGACCATCGCAAAGTCGAGGCCCACCGGTCTCGAGACTATTTTTGA
- the LOC117186340 gene encoding uncharacterized protein LOC117186340, translating into MPANKKIEGNAKAGSIPGDAGSVATATVVRRQMPPRACKSKSQSTARPSLTPSRQQPSRQKPSRQQPSRQQPSRLATKPSLKPTTGSQAPSQTIAKSRPTGLETIFELPGEEDDGPTSSHGVAFGECQRRVLALGTGEKKRALSEKRCLKVRNTLGERSTRHMMTMRKFRATFDSVMLGGSDDAGESVGVAPAVAPGVPPVAAPGVPPVAAPEVARAGRNAVRNQPAPFVRRTSRRLKSLPPF; encoded by the exons atgcctgcaaataaaaaaattgAAGGAAACGCTAAAG CTGGGAGTATACCGGGGGATGCAGGATCGGTGGCAACCGCGACTGTGGTTCGGCGCCAAATGCCGCCGCGCGcctgcaagagcaagagccagagcaccGCCAGGCCCAGTCTTACTCCCAGCCGCCAGCAGCCCAGCCGCCAGAAGCCCAGCCGCCAGCAGCCCAGCCGCCAGCAGCCCAGCCGCCTGGCCACGAAGCCCAGCCTGAAGCCGACCACCGGCTCCCAGGCGCCATCGCAGACCATCGCAAAGTCGAGGCCCACCGGTCTCGAGACTATTTTTGAACTGCCCGGCGAAGAGGACGACGGGCCCACCAGCAGCCATGGCGTGGCTTTCGGCGAGTGCCAGCGCCGCGTCCTCGCCCTGGGTacgggcgaaaaaaaaagagccCTGTCGGAGAAGCGCTGCCTGAAGGTGCGCAACACCTTGGGCGAACGCAGCACCCGGCACATGATGACAATGCGGAAGTTCCGCGCTACTTTTGACAGCGTAATGCTCGGGGGCTCGGACGATGCAGGCGAGTCGGTCGGAGTCGCTCCCGCAGTCGCACCCGGAGTCCCTCCCGTAGCTGCTCCCGGAGTCCCTCCCGTAGCTGCTCCCGAAGTCGCTCGCGCTGGACGAAACGCCGTTAGAAATCAGCCGGCACCATTCGTGCGGCGCACGAGCAGGAGGCTCAAGAGTCTGCCTCCGTTTTAG
- the LOC117186342 gene encoding uncharacterized protein LOC117186342, whose product MPANKKIEGNAKAGSIPGDAGSVATATVVRRQMPPRACKSKSQSTARPSLTPSRQQPSRQQPSRQQPSRLATKPSLKPTTGSQAPSQTIAKSRPTGLETIFELPGEEDDGPTSSHGVAFGECQRRVLALGTGEKKRALSEKRCLKVRNTLGERSTRHMMTMRKFRATFDSVMLGGSDDAGESVGVAPAVAPGVPPVAAPGVPPVAAPEVARAGRNAVRNQPAPFVRRTSRRLKSLPPF is encoded by the exons atgcctgcaaataaaaaaattgAAGGAAACGCTAAAG CTGGGAGTATACCGGGGGATGCAGGATCGGTGGCAACCGCGACTGTGGTTCGGCGCCAAATGCCGCCGCGCGcctgcaagagcaagagccagagcaccGCCAGGCCCAGTCTTACTCCCAGCCGCCAGCAGCCCAGCCGCCAGCAGCCCAGCCGCCAGCAGCCCAGCCGCCTGGCCACGAAGCCCAGCCTGAAGCCGACCACCGGCTCCCAGGCGCCATCGCAGACCATCGCAAAGTCGAGGCCCACCGGTCTCGAGACTATTTTTGAACTGCCCGGCGAAGAGGACGACGGGCCCACCAGCAGCCATGGCGTGGCTTTCGGCGAGTGCCAGCGCCGCGTCCTCGCCCTGGGTacgggcgaaaaaaaaagagccCTGTCGGAGAAGCGCTGCCTGAAGGTGCGCAACACCTTGGGCGAACGCAGCACCCGGCACATGATGACAATGCGGAAGTTCCGCGCTACTTTTGACAGCGTAATGCTCGGGGGCTCGGACGATGCAGGCGAGTCGGTCGGAGTCGCTCCCGCAGTCGCACCCGGAGTCCCTCCCGTAGCTGCTCCCGGAGTCCCTCCCGTAGCTGCTCCCGAAGTCGCTCGCGCTGGACGAAACGCCGTTAGAAATCAGCCGGCACCATTCGTGCGGCGCACGAGCAGGAGGCTCAAGAGTCTGCCTCCGTTTTAG